The window AACACAACAACTCAACCCATACCTTGCTCATAATCAACCATTTATTCAAGTTTTTTTCCTGCTGTATCTGCATCAACTCTTTTGCCAAAATGCAACTATCAAATAGCAATGATTTGCTTAGGTGACCCTTTATCGTGGCCGGCATGACTCCTTTCGTTGGTACTTTAAGAATCTCATCACAGGCTTTTACCTGAATAAGATCAATATGCTTTTCCCAACCTTCTTTAGTAAATTCTTGAAGTGGAGTTAGTTCTTTAACATTTCTTTCATCGAAAAACCTTCTGGCCTCAGCACAAGTATCCTGGAACCGTATTTGTGCAATACCGCCAGCTACTTCTGACATCAAGCTCGGATGCATTATAAGCAGGTATAACATGTAATCTGACAAGAGTTTTGACATTTCTCGGTGATCTGGAAATGTGTTTCTTTTGCATCTCTTCAATTTGTACTCCTCGTAAAGCTCATTGTTGTAGCATAGCTCGGTTGCGATGTGCCATAGAATGAGACTTTGATCGTAGTCTACATCTACAACATACTTGAGTAAGCTACTCCAACCTGCTTCGACTCGAAGCACCCAATCTCCTCGTGCTGAACCAATCTCTTCCGACGTTTCCCGACTGTCTACGAATTCTGTCTTCAATTGTAGTTCCCCAAAGATCAAGTTTTTGAGGTGTGGGGTGAACGCCTTATGCTGCACATGGACGAGGCTATCAAGAAAGTCACTATCCAAGTGCAACTTTTCACAGATAACTTTCGTCCAATGTGGGTGCAAACAGTAatggataagattgtaagttgaaACAGATTCAGACCACCTTCGTTTTAACCACCCAGCTTTACGATTACGAGATTCTAATATTTGTTCCTCAATTATCGGGAGATCATACTTTGACGTGTCCT is drawn from Erigeron canadensis isolate Cc75 chromosome 9, C_canadensis_v1, whole genome shotgun sequence and contains these coding sequences:
- the LOC122582972 gene encoding uncharacterized protein LOC122582972; translated protein: MTSLIMLLFSDWTIISIRESPDIDQLQYSWKTTFYTALLKLRTEGIQRKDTSKYDLPIIEEQILESRNRKAGWLKRRWSESVSTYNLIHYCLHPHWTKVICEKLHLDSDFLDSLVHVQHKAFTPHLKNLIFGELQLKTEFVDSRETSEEIGSARGDWVLRVEAGWSSLLKYVVDVDYDQSLILWHIATELCYNNELYEEYKLKRCKRNTFPDHREMSKLLSDYMLYLLIMHPSLMSEVAGGIAQIRFQDTCAEARRFFDERNVKELTPLQEFTKEGWEKHIDLIQVKACDEILKVPTKGVMPATIKGHLSKSLLFDSCILAKELMQIQQEKNLNKWLIMSKVWVELLCYGARHSRANVHAAQVSNGGELISIVWLLMNHFGVGEQFQINEGQPRAKLIVGK